GTCATGGTCACGATTAACGGGCACAGATCCCACAGAAATAGGAACATCTGCTCGACCCCTAACTTTACAAGTAAGACTGGACTCTACCTGGGAGTGACCTCGGGGTCCTGGTGAGATGTGCCCACGGTGCTGCCCCCGCTGCTGGCACCACCCAGAAATCTCCTCGGCTGCTGATATCCACGTGGCCTCGAGCTGCTGACCGCCCAAGGAATCCTCTGGGAGGGTCACAGCGGATCTGTGGGTGGGGCTCGCGGCCCAGCAATGTCCTCTTCACAACAGGACAGGAACTTAAAAGTCAACTTTTCTAAAGTGCTCTGATGCGTCTCAGTACAAAACACAAACACTGATTACAGACGTGGCACGTGTCCTGGGGCAGGGAGGCCGATGCTCGCTGATGCCGCAGGCCCTTGGGCAAGGGCGAGGTGGGGGAGGTCCCCAGAGGGGCAGGAAACAGCTCAGGAGCGGTCCGGAACCACTGTCAGTTCCTTGTCACTGCTGTGTCACCTCACCCCGGGTGCCTGGGCGCCTGTTCCACCAGGACTCAGTCTTCCCGCCAATGCTTCGGGAGGTACTGGGCTGTGGGTTCCACTGGGGAGGCTGGGGTGCAGGAAAAGGCTGGAATGCCCAAGCCTGCACTTGGCCAGAGCTGGAACGTGGGTCTGACCCAGTTACCACCCTGGGACTGTTCATGGACATGCGACGCCATCCCCGACACCTAGAGCCTCGCCTCGAGGCTGGACCGGtggccctctccctcctcctgggtGTTTGTTGACAATAAGCTGCGACAGCTCACTGGACGTGAGGTGCCCGCGAGGCGGCCGTCTGTGCGCTTGCTGGCAACAGTCACCACCCAGGCCACATGGGTCCCTCCAGCGTTCCGCCCCACTGCCCTTTGTCCCAGCATCTGCCCATCGGCTCGGGACACCAGCCCTAGGGGCTACTCCCTGGCAGCCCTGGAACAACTGGCCCATCTCATGGGGGTGGAGGACCCTCCACCTGCAGCTGGGACCCTCAGGTGTGTGCCAGCCCTGGCTGAAGCTCTGGACTTGGCTTCCTGGGCGCCTGGTGTTCGAGAGGCCCACAGAACCACGCTGCCTTGGTGAGGCGCCTTGGGAAAGCACCGAGTTTGACAAGAGCAGGTTTTAAAAACCTCCACCATATTAAAATGAGCTACGGTCAGTCCCTTCCAGGTCAGCCCCTTTCAGCACGAGTTTCTGCACCTGTAGGACCCGCCAGGCAAGCCATCAGCCAACCTCTCTGGCTGCCTAGCCCTGTGGCCCTGTCCCGGGAGAGCTGTGTGCCACCCCTGGCTGGGCTCACGTCTTGGCCTGGAGGTTCCCCATGAACCCATTCATGGAAGTCAATTCTGCGTGATTCTGTGGACAGAGCCAACACCACTGGGCCCCTTCTGGTGCCATAATGACTCGCTCCAGGGTCTCCTGGTGGCCATGGAGCCCAGCCTGGGCCAGCATCTCCTCAGGCCAGGGTCTGGCCTGTTGTCATGCTCTAGGTGGAACCACAACAGTTGGTCACTACCTTGCAAACACAGCCTGGAGCTGGTCTCTCCTCTACCCAAATGGGGCGCTATGATGACAGCTCCGTGGGTTAGCTTTGGTTCAACCTTCCATTAAAAACTCTCCTTTTTGtattagaaaaaataagtttACAAAGTTGCCCAGGCACCACTGCTAATCCTACAGAGAGCCTCAAGATGGCAGGCCAGCGCTGCCCGGCCTGGTGGTGGTTGGCAGAGGCCTActtgggaaggggagagggccGGGGGGCACGTCCCCAGAGAGCACGGACGGTGGCGGCACAGGGAAGGGTCTGCACCCCGAGCCACGCCCCCTAGAAGAAGATGACATCTTCCTTGCTGGCTTCTTCCTTGTCGAGTGGTGTGGAGAACAGGGCCATGGGTGGGAAGGATGCCCCCCAGGCCTTGAGGGCGAAGTACTCGTTGGGGACATCAGccgggactggggttggggctgggaggcaggagTCTGGAAGAGGAGAGGGGGTTGTGGGTGTCAGCAGCTGCCAGGCACCGTGGGTGccagggggtggggtgcaggccGGCTCACCTGGGGGGGGTGTGGAGCTGAGCAGGACGGGACTCAGCGAGCGGCGGCTCCGAGAGGCGTTCTCCTCTTTGCCCATGAACTTGTTGAGGAGCAGCGGCTGCTTCAGGTCAAATGAGGCTGGAAGCGGGAGGAAGGTGCCGGCTGGGGTGCTCAGCCTCGCTCCAGGCACAGGAGCGCTCTGCGGACCTGGGCCAGGGCCTCATCCCACTTCTCGCCCACACTTTCCCCAGCGACCGTTCCCAGGGATAGACCCCACTCAGACATTAGGCCCCAAATTCAGTGACAAAATCCAGGGCAGACACCCCTGCCCGACCACAGAAGGCCCTGGAGTCATTCAACCTTTGGATGAGAGGCCCTGTGACCCTGGCTGCCCAGTGGTCCTGGGACACTGGCCCTGCTCCCCAGGAATGTCCCAGGGACTCTCCCCATGGGCCTTCCCTACCAGGGCCAACTGGCTGCAGGGTGCTCTGGTGCAAGGGCTGCGTGTGCCATCGGCGGAGCAAGGACATCAGCAGAGCTGGCAGCACCTGGACCGGCGCAGGGCGGGGCTCGGTGGGGGAGCGGTAGCAGCGATCACTGTGCAACCTCCTGCCCGACTTCCCGCCCGGGGCGACTAACTGCGCAAAGGTTTCCAAGGCTCGTTTCTGAATCACCAGCATGTTCCCTTGTCCCTGATCCCAGTTTGAGGGCCAAGGAGGGAACAGAGCTGAGGTttgatgtttccatttttttgctCTTTGAGATGAAAAGACCTCCACgtggtgggggggcagggggcagcctCAGTTGCCTCACCAGCTGTGCCTTGGGGTTTCCTCCCAATGCCCCCTCCAAAGGCGAGGGGCCAGGCACGCCCTGGGCAAGGTAGGGAGGGGTCTGCCAAGAGGCCCCGACTCACCTGAGCTCTCCGAGCGGTGGGAGCCCCGGCTCTTGGCGCCCTTGTCCTTGCCACCCTTGGTGGAGGCGGCCAGCTTGGTGGGGATCTGCTGCTGCACGGCCGCCTGCCTCTGGATCTGGTTAGTGGCGCTGAGCAGCTGGATGGGCACATCGCTCTTGGCTGGCCGACCCTCAGCCGGGGTGCTGTCCCTGCGGGTCACCTCGGGGCGCTCTGCGTACTCAGGCCCCGCACCAGACAGCAGCGAGCTCACCCGGGGCCGTGGCGCTTTAGTCAGGGCCGCGGGCCCTTCCAGCCCTTCCCCGTTGAAGCTGGGAGTGTGGCTGGGGGGCTGGGCCTGAAAGAGCGACAGAAGACACCAACGCTGGCTCCTGCGGGCAGCCCTTCCGTGTCCCGACAAGGGGCCACGCCCCGCACATTTGCATGGCGCCGCGGCTACCGGGTAGGGCGGGGTTTTTGGAGATTGATGGACctggcctgcctgcctgcccgccCAGCTCCCGTGTCAGGGGTGGCTTAACGGAAGCTTCTTAGCTGGGAGGGTCAGATCTGGGCAGAGGCTGATGCTGGCCCGACGGAGCTGCCATTTACCGCCTGTCcccaaaacacatacacactcacgcATGTGCTCATGCACTCACAACCCACAGACGCGCCCGCGCGGGCCCAGGACGCACCCCCGGCACTCACCTCCGCAAGCACCTCGGGCGGCAGCGCCCCGGCTGCCCCGGGCACCGTGTTCTGCTTCTTCACTCTGCGCAGCAGCTCCAGCCGCTCGCGTTCCCGCTCCACGGCGCGCTGGGCTTCGCGCAGCCGCTCCAGGTCGTGCTGGTAGGCCTGGCGCTGGCGCTCCAGCTCCTCGCGCTCCTGGCTCAGCTGCTCCTGCAGCCGCAGCGCCTCGCTCTCGCGCTGCCGCAGCCGTGCTGAGGCCAGGCCCAGCTCCTGGCGCTCGCGCTCCCGCTCGCGCTCCCAGCGCTGCTGCTCCAGCCGCAGCTGGCCCTGCAGCTTCTGCACGCCCGCCAGCTCCTCCCGCTGCTTCTCGAAGTTGCGCTGCCGCTCCTGCTCCAGCAGCAGGTTCCCGCGCGTCGACTGCAGCCGGAACTGCTTCTCGCGCTCCTGGAGGGCCGCCCTCTGCGTCTCCACGTAGCTGTCCTGCTGGGCGATGACCACCTTGGGGAGGAGAGGGCCGGTGAGCGGCCGGCTTCAGGAAGAGCCCGGCCTTCCCCCAGACCACAGCCTCAACCCGGAGAAGGGCACGTGCGGCCTGCCACGCTCCCCGAAAGCCACGTACCTGGAGGTTGAGGAGCAGCTGGGACAGTGTCTGGATCCGCCGGACGAGCtgctgagagagggagagggacgtTGGCGCTCTGCAGGAAGCCCCGCCGGGCGTCCGTGGCGGCCCCGGGGAGGGGAACGCACAAGCCCGCGCTTACCTCCGACTCCAGGAGGGCGGGCAGCCGGGGGCTAGGTTCAGCACCTGGTGCCTCCGCCTGTGGAAACATGGCATCACAGCTCAGAGAGCTTCTAAGGGCCAATCCAGCTCGAGCGGGACCCGCGTATTATCACTAAGGCATCCCCTTAGCATGGGACAGGCCCCCCGCCTGCTTGTCTGACGTGTGCCAGCCTTGGTGTCTGGAAACTGAGGGCGCAGGGTGGGTGCAGGGTGGCCTCCGGGAGGTGCGAGGGCGGCGGGCGGGCTGGGCCCGCTGTGTGGGAGGCTCTGAGCCTGGCCGCGGGGGTGGTTGTCGGAGGAGCCTCAGGCCTCAGGCCTCAGGCCTCAGAGGTGGCCAGAGGCAGCCGGCCTCCAACTCTGACCCCAGCGCTTGGCAAGTGTGGGACTTCTGAGTCAAAGAGGAGGGAATAGCCAGTGACCTTGGCATCCGGCTGGCGGGGCGGGGCAGGACACCTGTGCAGACTGAAAGCTCGTGGTCCCCGCATGGTGGCTCTCACCTGTTGCTGAGGCCGCCGCCCTGAGCccgcccctcccctgcctcccaccccgcCCTTGCCTGGGCCTGCAGGAGGAACCAGGAGGGTCCCCTGGCCACATGTCAATCTGCACATTAACTACTAGTCACGGTCAACCGGGACGACGCTGCTCACTATTTGCCCTGAGACGGAAAAACCAGACAAGCCAAGCACAGGCTGTTCACCCTCACTGACGATAATTAAAAGCACTGGGGCCCTCTGTATGGAGCTCGGGAACATCCCAAGGAGGAAGCGTACCGCTTGCGATGCTTCCTCAGAGGCCCCTGGGGTGTCGCCGAGCCTCGAGTCCGGGCTGCCCGCGGCGCCCTGCCAGTCTCGGAGGCTGGGGTTGCTGCTGCAGACGTTCTTCTGAAAACTGCCATCTGAAACCCCAAGCCAGGTGCATGAGATGCTGCGGGTCCCGAGGGGTCTGCATGCCCtgttccccaccctgcccccagcctgggtAGGAATCGTGACCAGGCTGCTGCCTTCCGACCTGGGCAGAAAGGGTGGCATCTGGGGCACAGAGACCAGCAGCAGGAACTGGCCTGGGTGCTGCTGTCAGAACGTGACTCACCACCCCTGGAAAGTTCCAGAACCCTGACCCCAGAGAGTTTATAGAAGGTTGAGGGGAATCAGCAGCAGAGATGCTGAACAGCAAACGCCTGGGCTTTGCCAAGGATGCTTTGTGAAGGGAACATTTCAAGAAACTGCACATTCTCCCGCACCCGCCGACCTCCTGGGGTCCCGAGAAGCCCCAGCCCCGAGAGGAGGCGGCGCCACTCACTCTTGCCGGGGCTGCCGGCACTGTCGTAGCCCCCGGAGGCCTCCACCCTCCGAGCTGAGGACGAGGATCCGCCCCCGTCATCCACCTGGCCGTTGGCGCTGCCCAGCTGCCTGCAGATCAGGCTCTGGATGTCCTCGACTGTGGGAGGAGATGGAGGGGAACCAAGTCACCCTGCGGCCCTGTCGTGGGCATCAGAGCAGGGTGCAGGGACCTGGGCCACGGCCTCGCAGGGTGTCCGGTCACCCCCTCTGACTCTGTGCACCCCCTACACAGGTACTGCACCCAGGATGTGCCAATCTGTATCTACACGAGGCCGGACCTCGGGGCGCTCCAGGCCCTGGGCCTAGGAGGGAACTCGGTGTGGCCACTGTCTGTGTGCTGACAGTCATACAGAAGGTCAGGGGCCATGGGAGGTGGCCTTGGGGGAGCAGGGCTGGTCATACAAGGTGCTCGAGGACAGACGGGCTTTGGTCaggtgaggaggtggggagaCTATTCTAGGCCAAGGCACAGGACATGAGAGGGTCTCGGGAGCCCAAGGACAGTGGTGACTGGAGACATGGGAGGCATGGCCGGAGGGAGCAAGGCTGAGCAGGAGCACAGTCCAAGCGGGACCCCTCTGGCCTTTTCACTCTGATGGAAAATtctggagggcagggctgtgtctgtcTCGCCTGCCGTTGAAAGAACAGTGCTGgccctcctgcctgactgcccAGCAGGAGCACATGTCCTGGCCTAGCATGGGGCTCAGCAGCTGCGTGGAAGTTTCTAGGAGCTCCGCAAGGACCCTATCAGCTCCGGAAGCGGGCCGCTTACCGGCCAACGCCCTCCCGTGGCTGTGTGGCCAGGAGCCCCTGAAATGACCCAccaaatgtatatgtgtgtatttttctggGGACAGCATCAGTGACCCACTCATCAGAAAAGAGGAACCGTCTCAGTCAATTTGAGACCCCCAGGTCCAGCACTGGgagtgtttgttgagtgaataggAGATGGTACTTTAAATCTGCAGTGAGGGGTCTGCACCCAACTGGGTCCAAGGATCTTCCAGCTCTAAGCAGAATAGAAGCAGACAGAATCGTGCCCAGATAGGGTGGCCTGTGGGCCCCACGGGGCTGTGTGCCCAGCCTGGGGTCTCCCAGGAGCCCACCAGGCAGCACAGGGAGGGCGGGCCGGTGCTCAGCGAGGGCTGGTGTCTACTTACTCTCACTCATGGCCGACTTGAGAAGCAGCTCCCCCTGCAGGTTCTCGGGGGGGTACCCTCCCCGGAAGAGGAGCCGAGCAGGGGCGAGGTCCTCAAGGCCGCTCATCTCAGCCATCTCCAGGTAGATGTGCTGCTTCTCGCTGAGGCTCTGGGCAATCTGCTGGTCTTTAATGTTAAGTCGCTCTGCAAAGTGGCAATGGGCGTGGCGGTCGGCCTCCTCCGGGGTAGTTTCCCCCAGGAGCCGGTGTAAGGATGCCTCACAGGGCCAGGTGGGCCTCTGGGAACCCTGCTGATCCACGCCCTGTCTGGAGCTGGACCTCTCCCTTTGTCCAACATTCCCAACAAGCAGGCAAGGGTGTGGCCCTGTCTCCAGCTTGTTTCCCTCAATTATAAAAATCAAACACGGTGGGGGGGTATGGGGGAGGACCATAACGGGCTGATTTTTATTAGTTTGGGACAAATTGAGAGCCTTATAAGACTTAGTTTTCTAATCTTCTTACAAGTCTCTgggttttatactttttttttttttggccgcaccacgaggcatgcgggatcttagttccctgaccaggggttgaacccggaccacctgcaatggaagcgtggagtcttaaccactggaccaccagggaagtccctatacctTTTTTTTGCTGCCATGACTACGACTTATTTTATTAGACTTTCTCACTGGTGATTGCTAGTATAAATATACACATCCCGTTTGGCTAAATTATTGAGCTCTCTTACATTTCAAATAGTTTTCCAGTTGATTCTACAGGATTTCCTAGGCAGAtaatcatgtcacctgcaaaaaATAATTCTGCCACCTCCCTACCAGTTGTGATCTCTTACTTCCGCTTCTTCCCTTACTACCCTGGCTGGAACGACCAGGAGTAAGATACTAATGGTgagagtggggggtggggggcggggggccctGCCTCGCTCCTGATTTTGATGGGAGTGTCCCTGATGGCCCAGTGTGAAGGATGAGATTGGCTTTTGGTCCAAGACAATAAAGGAGATCTTGGTGAAGGAAACATCTATTTCTAATTCACTAAGACTCTTGTCAGGAAAGGGTGATGAGGAGACGTTCCTGTATGATTCTGTGGTATCCACGGAGATGCATCTGTGCAGCGCATGTATTTTATTACCCTCCGGCAGAAATAAGAGTTAGAACAGGACACACTGGGGAAGAGGTGAACCAGCCCCGAGGGACCGGCGGAGCCCTGACAACATTGGAACAGCCCTGAGGCTGAGTGGATGGGCCCCTACTTTCTAGATGTTGGCCTCCTACCACTATttgccgtgtggctgacagggtcttggtgctccagcctggtgtcaggcctgagcctccgaggtgggagagccgagttcaggacattcgtccaccagagacctccacgTAATtacaattggcaagagctctcccagagatctccgtctcaacgctaagacccagctccacccaatggccagcaagctccagtgctggacgccccatgccaaacaactagcaagacaggaacacaaccccacccattagcagagaggctgttcAAAAATCATACTAAGTTGACAGACACCCCAACACACGCCACCAGatgcggccctgcccaccagagagacaagatccagccccacccaccagaacacaggcaccagtcccctccaccaggaagcctaaacaagcCAGTGaaacaacctcacccactgggggcagacaccaaaaacaacgggaactacgaacctgcagcctgtgagaaggagaccccaaacacattaagttaagcaaaatgagaagacagagaaacacacagcagatgaaggagcaagataaaaacccaccagaccaaacaaatgaagaggaaataggcagtctacctgaaaaagaattcggagtaatgatagtaaagatgatccaaaatcttggaaacagaatgaagaaaatacaacaaaagtttaacaaggacctagaaggactaaagagcaaacaaacaatgatgaacaacacaataaatgaaattaaaaatactctagaaggaatcaatagcagaataactgaggcagaagaaaggataaatgacctggaagataaaatagtggaaataactaccacagagcagaataaacaaaaaagaatgaaaagaattgaggacaatctgagacacctctgggacaacattaaacacaacaacattcgaattataggggtcccagaagaagaagagaaaaaaa
This window of the Mesoplodon densirostris isolate mMesDen1 chromosome 3, mMesDen1 primary haplotype, whole genome shotgun sequence genome carries:
- the ARHGEF18 gene encoding rho guanine nucleotide exchange factor 18 isoform X2; the protein is MTVSQKGGPQPAPSPAGTGTRLGPVTGEMDETDTVSLKFKQAADDSLSLTSLNTDSIFIEDPYTASLRREIEADAHEFEAESWSLSVDPAYVKKQKREVVKRQDVLYELMQTEAHHVRTLKIMLKVYSKALREELQFSPKAVSLLFPGADDLLEVHGHFLSRLKERRQESLEEGSDRNYIVQKIGDLLVQQFSGENGERMKEKYGVFCSGHNEAVSHYKLLLQQNKKFQNLIKRIGNFSIVRRLGVQECILLVTQRITKYPVLVERIIQNTEADSEDHKDLTQALNLIKGIISQVDARVSECEKGQRLREIAGKMDLKSSSKLKNGLTFRKEDMLQRQLHLEGMLCWKTTSGRLKDVLAVLLTDVLLLLQEKDQKYVFASVDSKRPIISLQKLIVREVANEEKAMFLISASLRGPEMYEIYTSSKEDRNTWMAHIRRAVESCPDEEEGPYSEAEEERKVVEARAMRLRDFQERLNIKDQQIAQSLSEKQHIYLEMAEMSGLEDLAPARLLFRGGYPPENLQGELLLKSAMSEIEDIQSLICRQLGSANGQVDDGGGSSSSARRVEASGGYDSAGSPGKNGSFQKNVCSSNPSLRDWQGAAGSPDSRLGDTPGASEEASQAAEAPGAEPSPRLPALLESEQLVRRIQTLSQLLLNLQVVIAQQDSYVETQRAALQEREKQFRLQSTRGNLLLEQERQRNFEKQREELAGVQKLQGQLRLEQQRWERERERERQELGLASARLRQRESEALRLQEQLSQEREELERQRQAYQHDLERLREAQRAVERERERLELLRRVKKQNTVPGAAGALPPEVLAEAQPPSHTPSFNGEGLEGPAALTKAPRPRVSSLLSGAGPEYAERPEVTRRDSTPAEGRPAKSDVPIQLLSATNQIQRQAAVQQQIPTKLAASTKGGKDKGAKSRGSHRSESSASFDLKQPLLLNKFMGKEENASRSRRSLSPVLLSSTPPPDSCLPAPTPVPADVPNEYFALKAWGASFPPMALFSTPLDKEEASKEDVIFF